A single window of Nicotiana sylvestris chromosome 3, ASM39365v2, whole genome shotgun sequence DNA harbors:
- the LOC104239288 gene encoding F-box protein At5g07610-like — MVSGDCTSYGGASAPIKLTLTHSRSYNQQLKQQHLPISSEILPSSEQIAGSEGLLTEILLRLPPKTLLRFQCVSKHWLSLISSTYFRRLHTRRNATSSASTVGVFLCRHPNYDFLSLHEERLAAMGRIYDRLSDARDGKVLSNISSCNGLVCLGFKSDDAKTEFYVYNLTTGHHRFIPVPDGMVVKSMNLAFDPKRSGDYDVVCVWLSVSENQLRFSVYSSACGVWRHSTEYCNGNVELCCYRGVYWKGAIHWFSQTGPFLCFETDSIEFKSMPSTQIPEGQWYRNIEYFGESGGHLHLIEIHKPQDIEFDVLELKSDYSQWFVKYRVNLEFLTILYPAMVNQEMYPPEDYNFPYAFTVLCFLADEENNARLLISIPGKIILYEMQNGSVKELADIKPDYFRLFIGGARYDCFDAYTHVETLAFV, encoded by the coding sequence atGGTTTCCGGCGACTGTACATCGTACGGCGGTGCTAGTGCTCCGATCAAACTGACACTTACCCACTCCCGAAGTTACAACCAACAGCTAAAGCAGCAGCACTTGCCGATTTCCTCCGAAATCTTGCCTTCATCGGAGCAAATCGCCGGCAGTGAAGGTCTGTTAACTGAAATACTCCTACGCTTACCCCCAAAAACTCTACTTCGTTTCCAATGCGTCTCGAAACACTGGCTTTCCCTTATTTCCAGTACCTATTTCCGCCGCCTCCATACCCGTAGAAACGCTACCTCCTCTGCTTCCACCGTCGGTGTTTTCTTGTGCCGACACCCGAATTATGATTTCCTTAGTCTCCACGAAGAACGCCTAGCTGCAATGGGCCGGATTTACGACCGTTTATCCGATGCACGTGATGGCAAAGTTCTGAGTAATATCAGCTCTTGTAATGGACTTGTATGTCTCGGTTTTAAATCAGATGATGCAAAAACCGAATTTTACGTTTATAATCTTACTACAGGTCATCATAGGTTTATTCCAGTGCCAGACGGAATGGTAGTGAAAAGTATGAACTTAGCATTTGACCCCAAAAGATCTGGTGATTACGATGTTGTTTGTGTTTGGTTGTCTGTATCTGAAAATCAACTTCGTTTCTCAGTGTATTCATCAGCTTGTGGGGTCTGGAGGCATTCAACTGAGTACTGTAATGGTAATGTGGAATTATGTTGCTACCGTGGAGTTTACTGGAAAGGGGCTATACACTGGTTTAGTCAAACAGGCCCGTTTTTGTGTTTTGAAACTGATAGCATTGAATTTAAATCAATGCCTAGTACTCAAATTCCTGAAGGTCAGTGGTACAGGAATATTGAGTATTTTGGGGAATCGGGTGGGCATTTGCATCTTATTGAGATTCATAAGCCTCAAGATATTGAGTTTGATGTTTTGGAGTTGAAGAGTGATTATTCTCAGTGGTTTGTGAAGTATCGAGTTAACTTGGAATTTTTGACCATTTTGTATCCAGCTATGGTGAATCAAGAAATGTATCCTCCTGAAGATTATAACTTTCCATATGCATTTACTGTGCTCTGTTTTCTAGCAGATGAGGAAAATAATGCAAGACTCTTGATTTCAATTCCGGGGAAAATTATTTTGTATGAAATGCAGAATGGGAGTGTCAAAGAGCTAGCTGATATAAAGCCTGATTATTTCAGACTTTTTATTGGTGGTGCACGGTATGATTGCTTTGATGCCTATACACATGTTGAGACACTGGCTTTTGTTTGA